A stretch of the Thalassotalea euphylliae genome encodes the following:
- the ftsB gene encoding cell division protein FtsB, with the protein MRIITALLLIFIVFLQYRLWFGKNSISDYVALKEEVTRQQADNDKLRQRNKLLYVDTDDLKSGVEAVEERARNELGMIKSGETFFRIIPANKSQQRRN; encoded by the coding sequence ATGCGCATCATTACCGCACTATTGCTGATTTTTATTGTTTTTTTGCAATACCGTTTATGGTTTGGCAAAAACAGCATTTCTGATTACGTTGCGTTAAAAGAAGAAGTCACGCGCCAGCAGGCTGATAACGATAAGTTAAGGCAGCGAAATAAACTGCTTTATGTTGACACTGACGATTTAAAATCAGGTGTTGAAGCGGTTGAAGAGCGTGCCCGAAACGAGTTAGGAATGATTAAAAGCGGCGAAACATTCTTTCGTATTATTCCTGCCAATAAATCTCAGCAACGAAGAAATTAG
- a CDS encoding YqaA family protein: MKIFSALYEWTLKWAEHKLAPRVLAILTFAESVFFPIPPDVLLAPMVLAKPKKAWVYATLTTTASVVGGVVGYLLGYFMFDAWIQPIITEVGYQDKMDNAMAWFEQWGVWVVFLAGFTPIPYKVFTLSAGVLQMLFLPFLIASFIGRGMRFFLVAGLIQWGGEKMEQKLRQWVDVIGWSVVAIIAIAYVVYVA, translated from the coding sequence GTGAAGATATTTTCTGCGTTATATGAATGGACACTTAAATGGGCCGAGCACAAGTTAGCGCCTAGAGTACTTGCCATACTCACTTTTGCTGAATCAGTGTTTTTTCCCATTCCTCCCGATGTATTACTGGCGCCTATGGTACTCGCTAAGCCGAAAAAAGCATGGGTTTATGCAACTTTAACCACAACTGCTTCTGTTGTGGGTGGCGTTGTGGGGTACCTACTGGGCTATTTTATGTTTGATGCATGGATTCAGCCGATTATTACTGAGGTAGGCTATCAAGATAAAATGGACAACGCCATGGCTTGGTTCGAGCAATGGGGCGTTTGGGTTGTCTTTCTTGCCGGTTTTACACCTATTCCTTATAAAGTGTTTACCTTAAGCGCCGGTGTTTTACAGATGCTCTTTTTACCGTTTTTAATTGCCTCATTTATTGGTCGAGGTATGCGCTTTTTCTTAGTTGCGGGCTTGATCCAGTGGGGCGGTGAAAAAATGGAACAAAAGCTTCGCCAGTGGGTTGATGTGATTGGCTGGAGCGTTGTTGCAATTATTGCGATAGCCTATGTAGTATACGTAGCATAA
- the ispD gene encoding 2-C-methyl-D-erythritol 4-phosphate cytidylyltransferase encodes MNKPMVAVTAIVPAAGVGKRMQSQHPKQYLSLAGKTVIEHTLAKLLASNYVERVVVALGAEDGYFYDLEIAQNPSVITVVGGQERVDSVLAALKASEQFAPQADAWSLVHDAARPCVSTEEIDRLVETCIAQHCGGLLAAPVKDTMKRGDAEQCVQTTVTREQLWHALTPQMYRTTELIQAIEQGLANKVNITDESSAIEAAGLPSMLVNGSPNNLKITQPEDLVLAEFLLMNEQRQEKQEA; translated from the coding sequence ATGAATAAACCTATGGTTGCTGTTACAGCCATTGTTCCCGCTGCTGGTGTTGGTAAACGCATGCAAAGTCAGCATCCTAAGCAATATTTAAGTCTTGCGGGCAAAACTGTTATTGAACATACCTTAGCCAAGTTATTGGCAAGTAATTATGTTGAACGAGTGGTTGTCGCATTGGGAGCCGAAGATGGTTATTTTTATGATCTCGAAATTGCCCAAAACCCCAGTGTTATAACAGTTGTTGGTGGTCAAGAGCGTGTTGATTCCGTACTTGCTGCGCTTAAAGCAAGCGAGCAATTTGCCCCGCAAGCTGACGCTTGGTCTCTTGTTCACGATGCGGCAAGGCCTTGCGTCAGCACTGAAGAAATTGATCGTCTTGTCGAAACCTGTATTGCACAACATTGTGGTGGGCTATTGGCTGCACCAGTCAAAGATACTATGAAACGCGGTGATGCCGAACAATGCGTGCAAACAACAGTGACACGTGAGCAACTATGGCATGCACTAACGCCACAAATGTACCGCACAACTGAGCTGATTCAAGCGATAGAACAAGGGCTTGCTAACAAGGTCAATATAACCGATGAATCCTCAGCTATAGAAGCTGCGGGGTTACCAAGTATGCTAGTCAATGGCAGCCCAAATAATTTAAAAATCACTCAGCCAGAAGACTTAGTACTGGCAGAATTTTTACTAATGAACGAACAACGACAAGAGAAACAGGAAGCGTGA
- a CDS encoding protein-L-isoaspartate(D-aspartate) O-methyltransferase — translation MNVNVGRSIGGKSSRSGEILAQKLANEGISDQRVLRAIAQSPRHIFVPEILAHKAYDNTALPIGQGQTISQPYIVAKMSELILADGIPENVLEIGTGSGYQTSILAQLVTKVFSVERIKALQWQAKRRLRAMDLHNVSMKHGDGWQGWQSKGPFQAIIVTAAPSSVPEALLTQLADGGRLVIPVGEQSQVLKLITRDGDNFHEQQIEMVRFVPLVPGDLL, via the coding sequence ATGAATGTCAATGTAGGTCGCAGTATTGGCGGGAAGTCGAGTCGCAGTGGGGAAATATTGGCACAAAAGCTTGCCAATGAAGGCATCAGTGATCAACGTGTATTACGTGCTATTGCACAATCGCCTCGGCACATATTCGTACCAGAGATTTTAGCGCACAAGGCATATGACAATACCGCTTTGCCAATTGGGCAAGGACAAACTATTTCCCAGCCCTATATTGTCGCGAAAATGTCAGAATTAATTTTGGCTGATGGTATACCTGAAAATGTTTTGGAAATAGGCACTGGCTCAGGTTATCAAACTTCCATTCTTGCGCAATTAGTTACTAAGGTCTTTTCTGTTGAACGAATTAAAGCATTGCAATGGCAAGCCAAACGTCGACTAAGAGCCATGGATTTACACAATGTTTCGATGAAACACGGTGACGGCTGGCAGGGTTGGCAAAGCAAAGGCCCTTTTCAAGCGATTATTGTTACCGCAGCGCCAAGCAGCGTTCCAGAGGCTCTGTTAACACAGCTAGCGGATGGTGGTCGACTTGTAATTCCAGTTGGCGAACAATCGCAAGTGCTTAAATTGATTACCCGCGATGGGGATAATTTCCATGAGCAGCAAATTGAAATGGTGCGTTTTGTACCGCTTGTGCCAGGAGATTTACTGTGA
- the ispF gene encoding 2-C-methyl-D-erythritol 2,4-cyclodiphosphate synthase, with protein sequence MRIGHGFDVHKFGGEGPIVLAGVKIPFEHGFVAHSDGDVAIHALCDAILGALCLADIGNHFPDTDAELENIDSRILLRHVVALMNDKGYRLGNADITIVAQAPKIAPHLLAMREILSSDLQADIDQVNVKATTTEKLGYVGRKEGISTHAVVMLERMSSESK encoded by the coding sequence ATGAGAATAGGTCATGGTTTTGATGTCCACAAATTTGGTGGCGAAGGGCCAATTGTATTAGCGGGCGTAAAAATTCCGTTTGAGCATGGCTTTGTTGCCCATTCAGATGGCGATGTCGCCATTCACGCGTTATGTGACGCTATTCTAGGGGCACTTTGTTTAGCCGATATAGGTAATCACTTTCCTGATACCGATGCCGAGCTTGAAAATATCGACTCACGTATTTTGTTGCGCCACGTTGTTGCCCTTATGAACGATAAGGGTTATCGCTTAGGCAATGCCGACATCACAATTGTTGCGCAAGCCCCCAAGATTGCTCCACATCTATTGGCAATGCGCGAAATATTAAGCAGTGATTTACAAGCCGATATTGATCAAGTCAATGTCAAAGCAACCACGACCGAAAAACTCGGCTATGTTGGTCGAAAGGAAGGGATATCTACCCATGCAGTGGTGATGCTTGAGCGAATGTCGAGTGAAAGTAAGTGA
- the truD gene encoding tRNA pseudouridine(13) synthase TruD, with translation MKQDFISYDELAYLHGKPTSTAQLRTEQADFKVFELLPFAPSGDGEHLLLHIEKTGENTTFVARQLAKHFGVKDMQVTYAGLKDRHAVTQQWFGVHLPGKAIDDLSNLDIAGVKVLSYQRHNKKLKTGALIGNRFELTLREVSDIASIQHRFEQVTKTGVPNYFGEQRFGFNGGNLQKALSLFNGQKVKDKKKRSMYLSAARSYLFNQMLSERIVQNHFVSPMQGDVFMLAGSQSIFKATEQDTDLQARLDAHDIDMTASMWGKGELLTQHQAHQLEADVAAANPALADGLCTLGLKQERRRARLTMLNPKAEVIDERTIRLSFMLPAGSYATAILRELTHYADIAEQAFQSQS, from the coding sequence GTGAAGCAAGATTTTATTTCTTATGACGAGTTGGCTTATTTACATGGCAAGCCAACATCGACAGCACAATTGCGTACTGAACAAGCAGATTTCAAAGTATTTGAATTATTACCTTTCGCGCCGAGCGGTGATGGTGAGCACTTGTTACTGCACATTGAGAAAACAGGCGAGAACACTACGTTTGTTGCTCGCCAATTAGCGAAACACTTTGGCGTTAAAGATATGCAGGTCACGTATGCTGGCTTAAAAGACCGCCATGCAGTTACTCAGCAATGGTTTGGCGTACACTTGCCGGGTAAGGCAATCGATGATTTATCAAACCTTGATATTGCAGGTGTGAAGGTGCTGAGTTATCAGCGCCACAACAAAAAATTAAAAACGGGCGCGCTAATTGGCAATCGCTTTGAATTAACCTTGCGCGAAGTTAGTGATATTGCGTCAATTCAACATCGGTTTGAACAAGTGACTAAAACAGGTGTCCCAAATTACTTTGGTGAGCAACGTTTCGGCTTTAATGGTGGTAACTTACAAAAAGCACTGTCATTGTTCAATGGTCAAAAAGTCAAAGACAAGAAAAAGCGCAGTATGTATTTGTCTGCTGCTCGCAGTTACTTGTTCAATCAAATGTTGAGTGAGCGAATTGTACAAAACCACTTTGTATCGCCGATGCAAGGTGATGTGTTTATGCTTGCTGGCAGCCAATCAATATTTAAAGCAACTGAGCAAGACACTGATCTACAAGCGCGTCTAGATGCACACGATATTGATATGACAGCCAGTATGTGGGGTAAGGGCGAGCTATTAACGCAGCACCAAGCCCATCAACTAGAGGCAGATGTTGCAGCAGCTAATCCCGCACTTGCAGACGGCCTGTGCACCCTTGGTTTAAAACAAGAGCGCAGAAGAGCGCGGTTGACCATGCTTAATCCAAAAGCTGAGGTGATTGATGAGCGTACCATTCGGTTGTCATTTATGTTGCCAGCGGGAAGCTATGCCACGGCAATTTTAAGAGAGCTAACTCACTACGCCGATATAGCAGAGCAAGCTTTTCAAAGCCAAAGCTAA
- the surE gene encoding 5'/3'-nucleotidase SurE, with amino-acid sequence MRILLSNDDGVHALGIKVLYEELSKFADVTLVAPDRNCSGASNSLTLLNPLRAQTLDNGFISVNGTPTDSVHLAISQLMDPLPDLVVAGINNGANLGDDTLYSGTVAAATEGRHMGLPAVAVSLVGKGENHYQTAAVIAANIIKRLKAHPLPSDQILNVNVPDIPLEEVAGIKVTRLGHRHKAETMKGMADPWGRTIYWYGSLGKELDAGAGTDFNAVANNYASVTPLTVDMTAYKSMEQMTEWMSEVTI; translated from the coding sequence ATGAGAATACTACTGAGCAATGATGATGGCGTGCATGCACTAGGCATCAAAGTCTTGTATGAAGAACTGTCTAAATTCGCTGACGTCACTTTAGTTGCTCCTGATCGCAATTGCAGTGGTGCAAGTAACTCATTAACTTTGCTTAACCCTTTACGTGCTCAAACCTTAGATAACGGCTTTATCTCGGTAAACGGCACGCCTACTGATTCTGTTCATTTAGCGATAAGCCAGCTAATGGACCCGTTACCTGACTTAGTGGTTGCAGGCATTAATAATGGCGCAAATTTAGGTGACGATACCTTGTACTCAGGTACCGTGGCTGCAGCAACCGAAGGTCGTCATATGGGCTTACCTGCAGTTGCAGTCTCATTAGTCGGGAAAGGTGAAAATCATTACCAAACTGCTGCGGTTATCGCGGCAAACATAATCAAGCGATTAAAGGCACACCCATTACCTTCCGATCAAATTTTAAATGTTAACGTACCAGATATTCCACTTGAGGAAGTAGCTGGAATTAAAGTGACACGTCTTGGCCATAGACATAAAGCAGAAACCATGAAGGGCATGGCTGACCCTTGGGGGCGCACTATTTATTGGTATGGCTCACTGGGTAAAGAGCTTGACGCTGGCGCAGGAACAGACTTTAATGCGGTAGCCAATAATTATGCATCAGTCACACCTTTGACTGTTGATATGACGGCTTATAAAAGCATGGAACAAATGACTGAGTGGATGAGTGAAGTAACAATATGA